One segment of Terriglobia bacterium DNA contains the following:
- a CDS encoding prolyl oligopeptidase family serine peptidase, whose product MTGKVFKVFFALTFLTPLGISSQAQAQKRHRVTFEDLDHFNDTESLALSPDGGKLAYTVEDTGKDNNLGLWLMDTRQGSRPRKIADGRFPVWAPDGRRLAYYSRDSGTLQLWEFDLTSNRRVQLTHMKGGIIPEIGTVGLGYSIFEAVRYSWSPDSTKIVFCSQVSIPSSPPRYKKTAHKSATDLTGTPLILTPGTPTDWTLAGVFAQGVTRQRQWHNGKQEHRESTTIYAAATTTQLFVVDLRSKQTVQLTKGNLGYFSPDWSPGGEQIVCVSNEGHSWDSYWVHTNIHLIRASDGRDTNLTADEVSKHTPAWSPDGRWIAYFGTNTEHVSKVSLLILPSAGGNPIDTSSKLDRRVFDAHWLPDSKTMVVNYTDGLDSPVARLDVMSGEHAVISGSTAAGRSFTFAASRSGVVAWTQSDPTNPGVIRVVPYNENASYVLLDLNPEIKNWDLPTQDAIHWTTQRGEKREGILLKPVGYEEGKRYPLIVDGYVRGNGFKAAAMEGNIALATRGYAVFWPDVEAPHDWVNPFESMANQEAAKGVKGLKLLFDDAMSGVDELIAKGIVDPDRMCLYGFSNGGAVVNQLVTMTDRFKCAVSVAGALSSDWSRPFFLQSNAKFIPDIAGATPWEDTQAYVKLSAIYRLDKVNTPMLLADGDADTMFLLGCIETYNGLRFLQKDVTLLRYPGQGHGFEGPALRDFWERENVFFDKYLRPVQ is encoded by the coding sequence ATGACCGGCAAAGTATTCAAAGTATTTTTCGCCCTTACCTTTCTGACCCCGTTGGGCATCAGTTCGCAAGCCCAGGCCCAAAAAAGACATCGAGTAACATTTGAGGACTTGGACCACTTCAACGACACAGAGTCTTTGGCGCTCTCGCCCGATGGCGGAAAGCTGGCTTACACAGTCGAGGACACCGGGAAGGACAATAACCTCGGGCTTTGGCTCATGGATACGCGTCAAGGCAGCCGTCCGCGAAAAATAGCTGATGGCCGTTTCCCAGTGTGGGCGCCGGACGGTCGGCGCTTGGCATACTATTCGCGCGACTCGGGAACCCTACAACTCTGGGAATTCGACCTAACCTCTAATCGACGCGTGCAGTTGACGCATATGAAGGGGGGTATTATCCCAGAAATTGGCACAGTAGGGTTGGGGTACTCGATTTTTGAGGCGGTACGTTATTCATGGTCACCGGACAGCACCAAAATCGTATTCTGCTCGCAGGTTTCGATCCCCTCGTCTCCACCACGGTATAAGAAGACCGCGCACAAATCGGCGACAGATCTCACTGGCACACCTCTTATCTTGACTCCTGGCACACCGACGGATTGGACACTGGCTGGGGTGTTCGCTCAAGGAGTGACGCGACAGCGGCAATGGCACAACGGAAAGCAGGAGCATCGCGAATCCACGACTATTTATGCCGCTGCCACTACCACGCAACTCTTTGTCGTTGATTTACGCAGCAAGCAGACGGTGCAGCTGACTAAAGGAAATTTGGGATACTTTTCACCAGACTGGTCGCCTGGCGGAGAACAAATCGTATGTGTATCCAACGAAGGTCATTCCTGGGATTCCTATTGGGTGCACACAAACATTCACTTGATCCGTGCGTCGGACGGTCGAGATACAAATCTAACCGCAGACGAAGTGTCCAAGCACACACCCGCCTGGTCGCCCGACGGTCGCTGGATTGCCTATTTTGGCACCAACACTGAACACGTGAGCAAGGTGTCTTTGCTGATCTTACCTAGTGCCGGAGGGAATCCCATTGACACGAGTTCGAAACTCGACCGGAGAGTGTTTGATGCGCACTGGTTGCCTGACAGCAAGACAATGGTGGTGAACTACACAGATGGGCTCGACTCGCCGGTCGCGCGCCTCGACGTCATGTCGGGTGAACACGCAGTCATTAGCGGCTCCACGGCTGCGGGAAGGAGTTTCACATTCGCTGCATCGCGGTCAGGCGTGGTCGCGTGGACTCAGAGTGACCCAACAAATCCGGGTGTTATAAGGGTTGTGCCATATAACGAAAACGCGTCTTACGTCCTGCTCGATCTGAACCCTGAAATCAAGAACTGGGATCTTCCAACCCAAGATGCAATTCATTGGACGACTCAGCGTGGTGAGAAAAGGGAGGGTATCCTGCTGAAGCCAGTCGGCTACGAGGAAGGAAAACGATATCCCCTGATTGTCGACGGCTATGTAAGAGGAAACGGCTTTAAAGCGGCGGCAATGGAAGGAAATATTGCCCTGGCCACAAGAGGGTACGCGGTGTTTTGGCCCGACGTAGAAGCACCGCATGACTGGGTAAATCCCTTTGAGTCGATGGCAAATCAAGAAGCGGCAAAAGGAGTGAAGGGATTAAAGTTACTGTTTGACGACGCGATGTCTGGGGTAGACGAGCTAATTGCCAAGGGCATCGTTGATCCGGATCGAATGTGCTTGTATGGATTCAGCAACGGAGGCGCTGTTGTCAACCAGTTGGTGACAATGACAGACCGATTTAAATGCGCAGTTTCAGTCGCGGGAGCACTCTCGTCCGATTGGTCAAGGCCTTTCTTTCTTCAGAGTAATGCCAAGTTCATACCTGATATCGCGGGCGCCACACCCTGGGAAGACACTCAGGCTTACGTCAAGCTATCAGCGATCTACCGCCTCGACAAAGTAAACACACCGATGCTTCTCGCAGACGGCGATGCTGACACGATGTTCCTGCTCGGCTGCATCGAGACCTACAACGGCCTGCGGTTCCTCCAGAAGGACGTGACACTTTTGCGTTACCCAGGTCAAGGGCACGGCTTCGAAGGGCCAGCCCTGAGGGACTTCTGGGAACGGGAAAACGTGTTTTTCGATAAGTATCTCAGGCCTGTTCAATGA
- a CDS encoding TonB-dependent receptor, whose protein sequence is MSSALIQIHNFFHPAETFRKASWHTRTKEGPNMSLSRIFVRSAALRFGLLAAFTMVSITVPLGFAQTELATVFGRITDQSGAVMSGVEVEIRNVGTNAALVATTNSDGLYSVPSLHPGEYVISVRKPGFRTVSATGLELNVQDNVIRNFVLQVGSTSESITVSAEAGKINTTDASVSTVVDRNFAENLPMNGRSFQTLIQLTPGVVVTASNAGDQGQFSVNGQRAASNYWMLDGVGANIGIGISSHVVAGNGLAGAAGSFSALGGTNSLVSVDAMQEFRIQTSTYAPEFGRVPGAQISIVTRSGTNQFHGTVFDYLRNDALDASNWFNGYTNNPPLPKAKERQNDFGGTFNGPIWKNHTFFFFSYEGLRLQLPQTTLTTVPDLLSRQNALPALQPYLNAFPLPNGPPAVDAQGSPIPGVAQFNASYSNPASLDAYSLRLDHALNKKILLFGRYNYSPSEIVQRGDAGAPLSVVSPTNIRVQTATLGTTWTPSSLVVDDFRANYSQTNAANNRLLDGFGGATPLAVLPFPAPFNSQNGHLFMDILPLQGGILEAGQQGHNVQQQINFINSLAVQRGSHSFKFGVDYRRLSPLDARFSYQQLVYFLSVPDAEQGQLLLNALYSNVDSTFLFRNLGMYAQDTWRIVPRLTVTYGARWDVDFTPRSLHGPALPAVTGFNLSGLSNIAVAPLGTPAYRTTYGNVAPRLGVAYQLSQKQAWQTVLRGGVGLFYDLASSEVGNSIGPGTYPFGSFVLNIGGTFPLTPAAATPAPIAPPSTDAPTILAGFDPHLVLPYTLEWNVALEQSLGKEQTLSASYIGASGRRLLQTVQGDPGPAFVQAQIVANLGWSRYDALQVQLQRRLSHGLQALASYTWSHSIDTGSAGSVYSGSNGPIASAVELSRGPSDFDIRHTFSAGLTYVVQASQANAFARAILRDWSIDNIIQARSAPPVDVEDGNNLFGFNNGAFASIRPDLVSGQPLYLPGTQFPGGRAFNPEAFTDPPVDPNTGNALRQGNVPRNFLRGFGATQWDFAVHRDFRLHEPLKLEFRAEMFNVLNHPNFGQPGEQFGVGGFGVSSQMLGQYLNGAGGSSNLGSGGFSPLYQFGGPRSIQLAMKFMF, encoded by the coding sequence GTGTCGTCGGCACTGATTCAAATCCACAATTTTTTCCATCCTGCTGAAACATTTCGGAAAGCTTCTTGGCACACTCGAACAAAGGAGGGACCCAACATGTCCCTGTCACGCATCTTCGTGCGAAGTGCAGCACTTCGATTTGGACTGTTGGCAGCCTTCACGATGGTGTCCATAACAGTGCCCCTCGGCTTCGCGCAGACGGAACTTGCGACCGTCTTTGGACGTATCACGGACCAATCGGGCGCTGTAATGAGCGGAGTCGAAGTCGAAATCAGAAACGTCGGCACAAATGCGGCACTCGTTGCCACAACCAACAGCGATGGTTTGTACTCGGTACCCTCGCTGCATCCGGGCGAGTACGTGATCTCCGTGAGGAAGCCGGGATTCCGAACGGTTTCAGCGACCGGGTTGGAACTCAACGTCCAGGACAATGTCATTCGGAATTTTGTCTTGCAGGTGGGATCAACCTCCGAATCGATTACCGTGAGCGCGGAAGCCGGAAAGATCAACACGACCGATGCATCGGTCAGCACGGTGGTGGACCGCAATTTTGCGGAAAACCTGCCGATGAACGGTCGTAGCTTTCAGACGCTGATCCAGTTGACTCCCGGTGTGGTTGTAACTGCCAGCAATGCTGGCGATCAAGGCCAATTCAGCGTTAACGGGCAACGCGCCGCCTCCAACTATTGGATGTTGGACGGTGTCGGAGCAAACATAGGCATCGGCATCAGTTCACACGTCGTTGCTGGGAATGGTCTGGCGGGGGCCGCTGGATCATTCAGCGCGCTTGGTGGCACTAACAGCCTAGTTTCTGTTGATGCGATGCAGGAATTCCGCATCCAGACGTCGACGTATGCGCCGGAATTCGGCCGCGTGCCTGGCGCGCAGATCTCGATAGTTACTCGCAGCGGCACTAACCAGTTTCATGGGACCGTGTTTGACTACCTGAGAAATGATGCTCTCGATGCCAGCAACTGGTTCAATGGGTACACGAACAATCCTCCACTCCCAAAGGCGAAAGAACGCCAGAACGACTTCGGTGGGACGTTTAACGGTCCGATCTGGAAAAATCACACCTTCTTCTTCTTCTCGTACGAAGGGCTCCGATTGCAACTGCCACAAACAACCTTGACAACTGTCCCCGATCTTTTGTCACGCCAGAACGCATTGCCGGCTCTCCAGCCCTATTTGAATGCGTTCCCCCTCCCCAACGGTCCCCCAGCCGTAGATGCGCAGGGCAGTCCAATTCCCGGTGTCGCGCAGTTCAACGCGAGCTATTCCAACCCTGCGTCGCTCGATGCCTATAGTCTTCGGCTCGACCATGCTTTGAACAAGAAAATTCTGCTATTTGGTCGATACAACTATTCCCCATCCGAAATCGTGCAACGCGGCGACGCAGGTGCGCCGCTTAGCGTTGTCTCCCCCACAAATATCAGGGTACAGACGGCCACACTCGGCACGACTTGGACCCCGTCATCCTTGGTCGTAGACGATTTCCGCGCTAACTACAGCCAAACAAATGCCGCGAACAACAGGCTTCTAGATGGCTTCGGGGGCGCAACTCCATTGGCAGTTCTGCCATTCCCCGCTCCGTTCAACTCTCAGAATGGCCACCTGTTCATGGATATACTCCCATTGCAGGGCGGCATACTCGAAGCCGGACAACAGGGACACAACGTTCAGCAGCAAATCAACTTCATTAATAGCCTTGCGGTGCAAAGAGGCTCGCACAGTTTCAAATTCGGGGTCGACTATCGGCGGCTCTCACCCCTTGACGCACGTTTTTCCTATCAGCAGCTTGTCTATTTCTTGTCTGTGCCGGACGCCGAACAAGGGCAGCTGCTTCTTAACGCTCTGTACTCTAATGTCGATTCAACTTTCTTGTTCCGGAATCTCGGCATGTATGCCCAAGACACCTGGAGAATTGTTCCTCGTCTCACTGTTACCTATGGGGCACGATGGGACGTTGACTTCACCCCACGCTCCCTGCATGGGCCTGCATTGCCGGCGGTGACCGGGTTCAATCTCAGTGGTCTTTCTAACATAGCAGTGGCCCCTCTTGGAACTCCAGCTTACAGGACGACCTACGGCAATGTTGCACCGCGTCTTGGGGTCGCTTATCAGCTGTCCCAGAAGCAAGCATGGCAAACGGTGCTTCGTGGTGGAGTTGGCCTCTTCTACGATCTTGCGAGTTCGGAGGTAGGCAACAGCATCGGTCCAGGTACATATCCTTTCGGGAGCTTCGTGCTAAATATCGGTGGCACTTTCCCTCTGACGCCGGCAGCCGCTACCCCCGCTCCGATCGCACCGCCCAGCACTGATGCCCCGACAATTCTTGCTGGCTTCGATCCTCATCTGGTGCTTCCGTATACGCTTGAATGGAACGTCGCCTTGGAGCAGTCGCTTGGCAAGGAGCAAACCCTATCCGCGTCTTATATCGGCGCCTCCGGCAGGCGCTTACTGCAAACAGTTCAGGGAGACCCTGGACCAGCTTTTGTTCAGGCGCAAATTGTAGCTAACCTAGGCTGGTCTAGGTACGACGCGCTACAAGTTCAGTTGCAAAGGAGACTTTCCCACGGGTTGCAAGCACTTGCGTCTTACACATGGTCCCACTCAATCGATACCGGTTCAGCTGGCTCTGTCTATAGTGGGTCCAACGGGCCCATCGCATCAGCCGTTGAGCTCAGTCGCGGGCCTTCGGATTTCGATATTCGGCACACATTTTCTGCAGGCCTCACCTATGTCGTCCAAGCTTCTCAAGCGAACGCCTTCGCAAGAGCCATCCTCCGCGATTGGTCGATTGACAACATCATTCAGGCTCGTTCCGCGCCACCGGTGGATGTTGAGGATGGGAACAATCTTTTCGGATTTAACAACGGTGCATTTGCATCCATTCGGCCAGATCTAGTTTCAGGCCAGCCGCTTTATTTGCCCGGAACGCAGTTCCCTGGAGGAAGGGCTTTCAATCCCGAGGCATTCACGGATCCTCCGGTTGACCCTAATACTGGCAATGCTCTGCGCCAAGGCAACGTGCCCAGAAACTTCCTTCGAGGATTCGGTGCCACACAGTGGGATTTTGCCGTACATCGCGACTTTCGGCTTCACGAGCCCTTGAAGCTTGAGTTCCGAGCAGAGATGTTTAACGTACTCAACCATCCCAATTTCGGACAACCCGGTGAACAATTCGGTGTTGGCGGATTTGGGGTGTCAAGCCAAATGCTTGGGCAATACCTGAACGGCGCCGGCGGAAGCTCCAATCTAGGGAGTGGCGGGTTCAGTCCTTTGTACCAATTTGGAGGACCCCGCTCAATCCAGCTCGCAATGAAATTCATGTTCTGA